In Syntrophorhabdaceae bacterium, the following proteins share a genomic window:
- a CDS encoding BadF/BadG/BcrA/BcrD ATPase family protein has translation YGIHKAIADRTMGLISRIGGAEKEVIMTGGVAKNIGVVKALEAALNMPLKIHVEPQIVGALGAATLALEKVS, from the coding sequence GTATGGTATTCACAAGGCTATCGCAGACAGGACTATGGGTCTTATCAGCAGAATTGGCGGAGCTGAGAAAGAGGTCATTATGACAGGCGGGGTTGCAAAGAATATCGGTGTCGTGAAGGCCCTTGAAGCCGCGCTGAATATGCCCTTGAAGATCCACGTTGAACCCCAGATCGTAGGCGCACTGGGTGCAGCAACACTTGCTCTCGAAAAGGTTTCATAA